In Phyllobacterium zundukense, one DNA window encodes the following:
- a CDS encoding MFS transporter, with translation MSNPYKEIFAAPGAKGFSAAGFFARLPIAMAPIGIVAMLSQAHGEYWLAGAVSATYALTNALISPQISRAVDRVGQTAVVVPTTVVSVVAFIALIAATNQNWPVWTLFVSAFLAAAMPSIPALMRARWTELFRNRPELNTAFAFESAADELVYIAGASLSVGLAVALFPEAGMMVSTAFLALGTAAFIVQRGTEPKVRHVANAVSVGSAIRQRPVQIITLALIFVGSIFATAEVSAVAITKELGQPNAASLVIGVYAVGSFAVGLILGALNPRMALHRQLLIAVVAIALTSLPLLVAGSSVTLLAIAVFVSGIAISPTFITAFGLIERRVPESMLTEGVTWVMTGIGIGMALGAFVSGWVVDNYGSQNGFWASAAAGTIAVAIVALGQKSLAGDCDDGQACAALQPAG, from the coding sequence ATGTCAAATCCGTATAAAGAGATATTCGCGGCACCTGGGGCCAAGGGCTTCTCCGCAGCCGGCTTTTTCGCGCGCCTTCCCATCGCCATGGCGCCGATCGGCATTGTCGCAATGCTCTCCCAGGCGCATGGCGAATACTGGCTCGCCGGCGCGGTTTCGGCGACCTACGCGCTAACCAATGCGCTGATTTCGCCACAGATTTCGCGGGCGGTCGACCGGGTCGGCCAGACGGCGGTGGTCGTGCCGACCACTGTCGTGTCGGTGGTGGCGTTCATCGCGCTGATTGCGGCGACCAACCAGAACTGGCCGGTCTGGACGCTGTTCGTTTCGGCCTTCCTCGCCGCCGCCATGCCAAGCATTCCGGCGCTGATGCGGGCGCGCTGGACGGAGCTTTTCCGCAATCGGCCCGAGCTCAACACGGCCTTCGCGTTTGAAAGCGCGGCGGATGAGCTGGTTTATATCGCCGGGGCCTCGCTGTCGGTGGGGCTCGCTGTGGCACTATTTCCTGAAGCTGGCATGATGGTGAGCACAGCTTTCCTAGCGCTCGGGACGGCCGCCTTCATTGTGCAGCGCGGCACCGAGCCGAAGGTGCGTCATGTCGCCAATGCCGTTTCGGTTGGCTCGGCGATTCGGCAGCGTCCGGTGCAGATCATCACGCTCGCACTGATCTTCGTCGGCTCGATCTTTGCAACGGCTGAAGTGAGTGCTGTTGCGATCACCAAGGAGCTCGGGCAGCCGAATGCCGCGAGCCTGGTGATCGGCGTCTATGCCGTCGGTTCCTTCGCGGTAGGCCTGATCCTCGGAGCGCTTAACCCGCGCATGGCCCTGCACCGTCAGCTACTGATAGCGGTCGTGGCAATCGCGCTGACCTCGTTGCCGCTGCTCGTCGCCGGCAGCTCGGTGACCCTGCTTGCCATCGCCGTCTTCGTTAGCGGCATCGCTATCTCACCGACCTTCATAACTGCCTTCGGGCTAATTGAACGTCGCGTGCCGGAATCGATGCTGACGGAGGGCGTGACCTGGGTGATGACCGGCATCGGCATCGGCATGGCGCTGGGCGCCTTCGTCTCGGGTTGGGTGGTCGACAACTATGGTTCGCAGAATGGCTTCTGGGCCTCGGCGGCGGCGGGCACTATTGCGGTGGCGATCGTGGCGCTTGGCCAGAAGAGCCTTGCCGGCGATTGCGACGACGGACAGGCTTGCGCGGCGCTGCAGCCGGCGGGGTAG
- a CDS encoding S10 family peptidase: protein MCFHHTIPCLAVAFALLASPALPQDARQNNDVDNHNATTSEARPSSKGEETTNPPRTEGDASTGILSLLPADSVTDHVLKIGTQELAYTATAGTLSLFGQDGARSAKIFYTAYVARNRQPGRPLTFVFNGGPGAASAYLHLGLVGPRILDFGPNGQDGTSPTLVDNPDSWLEFTDLVLIDPVGTGWSRGASDNVASNFYGVNQDAESIAKAVALYVNHNESMASPKYLLGESYGGFRAAKVASALKDGQGILVSGIIMLSPLIEGQLLFGASQYPLGAALQLPSLAAAEMERRNAFSPKAIREAEQFAMTDYLVTLAGPEPSGNKARDFYARISQLTGIPEAVVSRTRGFLADTYVKHSKGDEFEVVSPYDASFAVSDPYPESDADRSNDPILDGFTRAYGAAFASYARNELGFRTEMTYTLLAKDVNDRWEWGRRGPNGGTRAQASATGDIRDLLSVTPSFRVLVAQGYSDAITPYGISKYVIDHLPSSLAAGRVGLKLYRGGHMFYTRPSSRHDLTADARAFFSGQIGKVQGE, encoded by the coding sequence TTGTGTTTCCATCACACCATTCCGTGTCTTGCAGTCGCCTTCGCGCTTCTGGCTTCACCAGCCCTCCCGCAGGACGCGCGGCAGAACAATGACGTAGATAATCACAATGCGACGACCTCGGAAGCTCGGCCTTCTTCCAAGGGCGAAGAGACGACAAATCCGCCGAGGACGGAAGGTGACGCTTCGACGGGCATTCTTAGCCTCCTGCCCGCGGATTCGGTTACCGATCACGTGTTAAAGATCGGAACACAGGAACTTGCCTATACCGCAACGGCGGGCACACTCAGCCTCTTCGGTCAAGATGGGGCGCGATCCGCCAAGATTTTCTATACAGCCTATGTCGCCCGGAACAGACAACCGGGCCGTCCCCTCACCTTTGTCTTCAACGGAGGACCCGGAGCCGCCTCGGCCTATCTCCACCTTGGGCTGGTTGGGCCACGCATTCTCGATTTCGGCCCGAACGGACAGGATGGCACCAGTCCAACGCTCGTGGACAATCCGGATAGCTGGCTGGAGTTCACCGACCTTGTGCTAATCGATCCTGTCGGCACGGGCTGGAGTCGTGGGGCGAGCGACAACGTTGCTTCGAATTTCTATGGGGTGAACCAGGATGCGGAGAGCATTGCCAAGGCAGTCGCGCTCTACGTCAATCACAATGAAAGCATGGCCTCGCCGAAATATCTCCTTGGCGAGAGCTATGGCGGTTTTCGTGCTGCGAAAGTCGCTTCTGCACTCAAGGACGGCCAAGGCATTCTTGTCTCGGGAATTATTATGCTGTCGCCATTGATCGAGGGGCAGCTTTTGTTTGGGGCGAGCCAATATCCGCTGGGGGCTGCCCTTCAACTTCCTTCGCTTGCGGCCGCGGAGATGGAACGCCGAAACGCCTTCAGCCCAAAGGCGATCCGGGAGGCGGAACAATTCGCCATGACCGACTATCTCGTGACCCTTGCGGGGCCCGAACCTTCGGGAAACAAGGCAAGAGACTTCTATGCGCGGATTTCACAACTGACTGGTATACCCGAAGCGGTCGTCAGCCGGACGCGCGGCTTTCTCGCAGACACCTATGTCAAACACTCGAAGGGCGACGAATTCGAAGTGGTCAGTCCTTATGATGCATCCTTTGCCGTTTCAGACCCCTACCCTGAGTCCGATGCCGACCGAAGCAACGATCCCATCCTTGACGGGTTCACGCGCGCATATGGGGCGGCCTTTGCCAGCTACGCCCGCAATGAACTTGGTTTCCGCACGGAAATGACCTACACGCTGCTCGCCAAGGACGTGAACGATCGTTGGGAATGGGGTCGCCGCGGCCCAAATGGCGGTACGCGGGCCCAGGCGAGCGCGACCGGCGATATTCGCGACCTGCTTTCGGTCACACCGTCTTTCCGCGTGCTGGTGGCGCAGGGCTATAGCGATGCGATAACCCCCTATGGGATCAGCAAATATGTCATTGACCATCTGCCCTCGTCGCTTGCAGCGGGCCGGGTTGGCCTCAAGCTTTATCGCGGTGGTCATATGTTCTATACGCGGCCAAGCTCCCGGCATGACCTGACCGCGGACGCAAGGGCCTTCTTTTCTGGACAGATCGGAAAGGTTCAAGGGGAATAG
- a CDS encoding NAD-dependent formate dehydrogenase — translation MAKIVCVLYDDPIDGYPRSYARDDLPKIDLYPGDQTLPSPKTIDFQPGMLLGSVSGELGLRKYLESLGHTFVVTSDKDGPDSVFERELPDAEIVISQPFWPAYLTAERIAKAPKLKLALTAGIGSDHVDLQAAIDRGITVAEVTYCNSISVSEHVVMVILGLVRNYIPSYQWVIKGGWNIADCVARSYDVEGMHVGTVAAGRIGLAVLRRLKPFDMHLHYHDRHRLPEAVERELNVTWHATVEDMVKVCDVVTINCPLHPETENLFNEKMLSKMKRGAYLVNTARGKICDRDAVARALESGQLAGYAGDVWFPQPAPRDHPWRTMPHHGMTPHISGTSLSAQARYAAGTREILECWFEGRPIREEYLIVDGGKLAGAGAHSYSAGDATGGSQEAARFKNK, via the coding sequence ATGGCCAAAATAGTCTGTGTTCTCTACGACGATCCGATTGACGGATATCCGAGATCTTATGCACGCGACGATCTGCCTAAAATAGATCTCTATCCCGGCGACCAAACGCTCCCCTCGCCCAAGACGATCGACTTTCAACCCGGCATGTTGCTCGGAAGCGTTTCGGGCGAACTGGGTCTGCGAAAATATCTTGAATCACTTGGCCACACCTTTGTGGTCACTTCAGACAAGGATGGCCCGGACTCAGTGTTCGAGAGGGAACTGCCCGACGCTGAAATCGTAATCTCACAGCCATTCTGGCCTGCATATTTGACTGCAGAGCGCATCGCCAAGGCACCGAAGCTCAAATTGGCGCTGACGGCGGGAATAGGATCGGATCACGTCGATCTCCAGGCCGCGATCGACCGCGGCATCACGGTTGCGGAAGTCACTTATTGCAACTCCATCAGCGTCTCCGAACACGTTGTCATGGTGATCCTGGGATTGGTGAGAAATTACATTCCTTCCTATCAATGGGTGATCAAGGGCGGTTGGAATATCGCCGACTGTGTCGCCCGCTCCTACGATGTCGAGGGGATGCACGTTGGAACAGTTGCCGCCGGGCGCATCGGCCTTGCCGTACTGCGCCGTCTCAAGCCCTTTGACATGCACCTTCACTATCACGACCGGCACCGGCTTCCGGAAGCTGTCGAAAGGGAGCTCAACGTCACATGGCATGCCACTGTAGAGGACATGGTCAAGGTTTGCGATGTCGTGACCATCAACTGCCCGCTTCATCCGGAGACGGAAAACCTGTTCAACGAGAAAATGCTCTCGAAGATGAAACGCGGCGCTTATCTGGTGAACACCGCCCGCGGCAAGATTTGCGATCGCGACGCCGTCGCCAGGGCATTGGAAAGCGGCCAGTTGGCGGGGTACGCGGGCGATGTCTGGTTCCCGCAACCGGCGCCGAGAGATCATCCGTGGCGGACCATGCCCCATCACGGAATGACGCCGCACATTTCTGGAACATCCTTGTCCGCTCAGGCGCGTTACGCGGCGGGAACACGAGAAATCCTTGAATGCTGGTTCGAAGGGCGGCCCATCCGTGAGGAATATCTGATCGTTGATGGCGGGAAACTCGCGGGTGCTGGTGCACATTCCTACAGTGCCGGCGATGCGACAGGCGGATCCCAAGAAGCAGCGCGCTTCAAGAACAAATGA
- a CDS encoding class I SAM-dependent methyltransferase, with protein MPEETAVNRTLSSLDKAAQHVGRDWRHAAYYDDAETGMDKHWSGIIWPFIGPHKKYIDFSRTMDLAAGHGRNSAKLLPLVEELHIVDINQENIDFCRKRFGDNTAVHYHLTNGYSLDFFETGELTFAYCFDAMVHFDSDVVREYLKELRRVLRPGTGRAFLHHSNLVDNPKGSHKASPGWRNFMSKELFEHYAAKEGLRVLKQQVVDWKFDGSDIDCLTLLERPSN; from the coding sequence ATGCCTGAGGAAACTGCTGTAAATCGAACGCTTTCTTCTCTCGATAAGGCGGCCCAGCATGTAGGGCGCGACTGGCGGCATGCCGCCTATTACGACGATGCCGAAACCGGAATGGACAAGCATTGGAGCGGCATCATCTGGCCTTTTATCGGCCCTCATAAGAAGTACATCGATTTTTCGAGAACAATGGACCTCGCGGCCGGGCATGGCCGCAATTCGGCAAAATTGCTTCCGCTCGTCGAGGAACTGCATATCGTCGATATCAATCAGGAAAATATTGATTTTTGCCGGAAGCGGTTCGGTGACAATACGGCCGTCCATTACCATCTGACCAACGGCTATTCCCTCGATTTTTTCGAAACCGGAGAATTGACCTTCGCTTATTGCTTCGATGCGATGGTCCATTTCGACAGCGACGTGGTGCGGGAATACCTCAAGGAACTGCGTCGCGTGCTGCGTCCGGGCACAGGACGGGCATTCCTGCACCATTCGAACCTGGTCGACAATCCAAAGGGCAGCCACAAGGCGAGCCCCGGCTGGCGCAACTTCATGTCGAAGGAACTGTTCGAGCATTACGCAGCGAAAGAGGGGCTGCGCGTGCTCAAGCAACAGGTCGTGGATTGGAAATTCGACGGCTCCGACATCGATTGCCTGACATTGCTGGAGCGCCCCTCGAACTGA
- a CDS encoding NfeD family protein, whose protein sequence is MRKFIGDWFGRNRAALSVAVVLLGSFLGVSPNDAQTARTALVLQLEGIVGPALSDYILRGMRTAAERNAPLIILQMDTPGGLDTSMRDIIRGILGSPVPVATYVSPSGARAASAGTYILYASHIAAMAPGTNLGAATPIQIGDLPFPGAGEDKDQDAKPKKDGDDAVTSPTPHSPMEAKAINDATAYIRSLAELRGRNVDWAEKAVREAASLSSSAALKENVIDILATSVDDLLAQANGRKVSAGGNEITLDTRGLPLEQINQDWRTELLMVITNPNVALILMMIGIYGLIFEFMAPGSFFPGTIGAICLLIGLYALAVLPVNFAGLGLIILGLAMMASEAFVTSFGVLGIGGVIAFIFGATILIDTDVPAFRISWPLTAGIALTSLALSLIIIRLVFSSHNRPVVTGSEEMVRAHGEVLEWRGRQGHVLAHGERWAAISETPLKKGQQVRVAGIEGIILKVEPDQPESN, encoded by the coding sequence ATGAGAAAATTCATCGGAGATTGGTTCGGACGTAATCGTGCCGCCCTTTCCGTTGCCGTGGTGTTACTCGGTAGCTTTTTGGGTGTTTCGCCGAACGATGCACAGACGGCGCGTACGGCGCTGGTACTACAACTCGAAGGGATCGTTGGCCCAGCCTTATCCGACTATATATTGCGTGGCATGCGAACGGCGGCAGAGCGCAACGCGCCTCTCATTATTCTGCAAATGGACACGCCCGGCGGTCTGGACACGTCCATGCGCGACATCATTCGTGGCATCCTCGGCTCCCCGGTGCCCGTGGCCACTTATGTCAGTCCAAGCGGCGCACGCGCAGCCAGCGCCGGCACCTACATTCTCTATGCCAGTCACATCGCGGCGATGGCGCCCGGGACCAATCTTGGCGCAGCGACGCCCATCCAGATCGGCGATTTACCATTTCCAGGGGCCGGCGAGGACAAGGATCAGGACGCCAAGCCAAAAAAGGATGGGGATGACGCGGTTACCTCCCCTACGCCGCATAGTCCGATGGAAGCGAAAGCAATCAACGACGCGACTGCCTATATCCGCTCGCTGGCCGAACTGCGCGGCCGGAACGTCGACTGGGCTGAAAAAGCGGTGCGTGAAGCGGCAAGCCTTTCCTCCAGCGCGGCGCTCAAAGAAAATGTGATCGATATCCTCGCAACGAGCGTGGATGACCTTCTGGCGCAGGCCAATGGTCGCAAAGTCAGCGCGGGAGGAAATGAGATTACGCTCGATACCAGAGGTCTTCCTCTTGAGCAGATCAACCAGGACTGGCGCACGGAGCTGCTCATGGTGATCACGAATCCGAATGTCGCGCTGATCCTAATGATGATAGGTATCTACGGACTTATCTTCGAATTCATGGCTCCGGGTTCGTTTTTTCCGGGAACCATTGGCGCGATTTGCCTCCTGATTGGTCTATACGCACTCGCTGTGCTTCCCGTGAATTTTGCCGGTCTTGGTCTCATTATCCTCGGCCTTGCGATGATGGCTTCCGAAGCGTTCGTGACATCTTTCGGCGTTCTGGGCATTGGCGGCGTCATCGCTTTCATATTCGGCGCCACGATATTGATCGACACCGATGTTCCAGCCTTCCGCATTTCCTGGCCGCTCACCGCTGGCATCGCCCTGACCAGTTTGGCGCTTTCCTTGATCATAATCCGCTTGGTCTTTTCCTCGCACAATCGCCCGGTGGTGACGGGCAGCGAGGAGATGGTGAGAGCCCATGGCGAGGTCCTGGAGTGGCGTGGACGCCAGGGGCATGTCCTTGCCCATGGCGAACGGTGGGCGGCAATATCCGAGACGCCGCTGAAAAAGGGACAACAGGTCCGTGTAGCAGGCATCGAGGGCATTATCCTCAAGGTCGAACCCGATCAGCCGGAGAGCAACTAG
- a CDS encoding 3'-5' exonuclease: MSIPAVHTRKKRVIVLDTETTGALPWDRIVTLGAVRLEGDELDRQSLYLIFDPRRDSHPAAIQSHGYDDWMTRFQDLFSDLAPRIHAWLSWADEIVMHGCIFDMQYLQRELCQASVAELTQPTFCTMERAVELWGRESADLDECLKRIGKSRIYRIHGALEDAYLTAALYLHQIGSKRPIARVNSWSPPKNLKPHPPRPPGKLPRRTEKKRLGTIEDAHLILSQGPARASGLLIET; the protein is encoded by the coding sequence ATGAGCATTCCAGCGGTTCATACACGCAAAAAACGCGTGATTGTTTTGGATACGGAGACGACGGGGGCATTGCCTTGGGATCGCATCGTAACTCTTGGCGCCGTACGCCTGGAGGGCGACGAACTGGATAGACAATCACTCTATCTTATATTTGATCCGCGCAGGGACAGCCATCCGGCGGCCATCCAAAGTCACGGATATGATGATTGGATGACACGTTTCCAGGATCTGTTTTCCGATCTCGCACCCCGAATACATGCATGGCTGTCGTGGGCAGATGAAATTGTTATGCACGGTTGCATATTCGACATGCAATATCTGCAGCGTGAGCTGTGCCAGGCGTCAGTGGCAGAGCTCACACAACCCACCTTCTGTACGATGGAGCGAGCCGTTGAACTGTGGGGCAGAGAGTCAGCAGATCTGGATGAATGCCTGAAGCGCATAGGCAAATCACGGATCTATCGGATTCATGGTGCGCTGGAAGACGCCTATCTGACCGCTGCATTGTATCTTCACCAGATCGGATCGAAACGGCCCATTGCCCGCGTTAATTCGTGGTCGCCGCCAAAAAATCTCAAGCCTCATCCACCGCGTCCGCCGGGAAAACTGCCACGCCGGACTGAGAAGAAGCGGCTTGGGACAATCGAAGATGCTCACTTGATACTTTCCCAGGGGCCAGCAAGGGCATCCGGCTTGCTCATCGAGACGTAG
- a CDS encoding TetR/AcrR family transcriptional regulator: MARPRQEMIAETRAKLIAAGRNAFGTIGYAEASMDDFTGEAGLTRGALYHHFGDKKGLLQAVIMEIDAEMTERLNKVSASAPTRWQGFVDECAAYIEMALEPEIQRIMFRDGPAVLGDISQWQNTPGCIAALSRSIDCLKADGEMIDIDTETAARLINGASSHMALWIANAEKPEAVSKVAVTGFRAMLEGLRKQLTP, from the coding sequence ATGGCCAGGCCGCGACAGGAGATGATCGCTGAGACCCGCGCAAAGCTCATCGCAGCCGGCCGGAATGCCTTCGGCACAATTGGCTATGCGGAAGCATCCATGGATGATTTCACCGGCGAGGCCGGTCTCACTCGCGGAGCCCTCTACCACCATTTCGGCGACAAGAAGGGTCTGCTCCAAGCCGTCATCATGGAAATCGACGCGGAAATGACCGAACGCCTCAACAAGGTCTCGGCATCAGCCCCCACCCGCTGGCAGGGTTTCGTCGACGAATGCGCCGCCTATATCGAAATGGCGCTCGAGCCCGAGATCCAGCGCATCATGTTCCGCGATGGCCCCGCGGTGCTGGGCGACATCTCGCAATGGCAAAACACCCCCGGCTGCATCGCCGCCCTCTCCCGCAGCATTGACTGCCTCAAGGCTGACGGCGAGATGATCGACATTGACACCGAAACCGCCGCCCGTCTCATCAATGGCGCCAGCAGCCACATGGCTCTTTGGATCGCCAATGCAGAGAAGCCCGAGGCGGTGTCGAAGGTGGCGGTGACGGGGTTTAGGGCAATGCTGGAAGGGCTTCGCAAACAGCTGACGCCTTAG
- a CDS encoding LCP family protein → MIDEPPAPEDNALSRRRRSWLLWSLAIVTVIMLAVAATVYAKLTGNIRHIEVTREDLGDARPAKAPTAALNILVVGSDQRDGNTAKYAGERTDTIMLVHLSTKRNNAAVISFPRDSLVQLPACRSREGLPGQQRHLGMINSSFNFGGIGCTWKTIETLTGIHIDHFVKVDFTGFKGMVDSIGGVDLCIPEPIRDKYVQLNLPAGWQTLLGEQALGYVRARYSLGDGSDIGRIQRQQDFVAAMAKKAMSSETLTNPARLLGFLHAATKSVTTDPGLTPRVMSDLALTARSLSSDKVHFVTTPWRYSTAYPGRVEWLEGPAKKLFRLIAADQPLTGSKVRHTQPAAPRRAKTDTKPSAHHAGPATTTTVPYSPEPTPPSSAPCALVPAS, encoded by the coding sequence TTGATCGATGAACCGCCGGCACCCGAGGACAATGCCCTGTCCCGGCGGCGCCGCAGCTGGCTGTTGTGGTCGCTCGCCATCGTCACCGTCATCATGTTGGCCGTGGCCGCCACCGTGTACGCGAAGCTGACCGGCAACATCAGGCACATCGAGGTCACCCGGGAGGACCTGGGCGACGCCCGCCCGGCCAAGGCGCCGACCGCCGCGCTGAACATCCTGGTGGTCGGGTCGGACCAGCGAGACGGCAACACCGCCAAGTACGCCGGGGAGCGGACGGACACTATCATGCTCGTGCACCTGTCCACCAAGCGGAACAACGCAGCCGTGATCAGCTTCCCGCGCGACTCGCTGGTGCAGCTTCCCGCCTGCCGCTCCCGGGAAGGTCTGCCGGGCCAGCAGAGGCACCTCGGCATGATCAACTCCTCGTTCAACTTCGGGGGCATCGGCTGCACCTGGAAGACCATCGAGACGCTCACCGGCATCCATATCGACCACTTCGTCAAGGTTGATTTCACTGGCTTCAAGGGCATGGTGGACTCAATCGGTGGGGTGGATCTCTGCATCCCCGAGCCGATCCGCGACAAGTACGTCCAGCTCAACCTGCCCGCAGGGTGGCAGACGCTGCTGGGGGAACAGGCGCTGGGGTATGTCCGGGCCCGCTACAGCCTCGGCGACGGGTCAGACATCGGGCGCATCCAGCGCCAGCAGGACTTCGTCGCCGCCATGGCAAAGAAGGCGATGAGCAGCGAGACCTTGACCAACCCGGCCCGGCTGCTCGGCTTCCTGCACGCGGCTACCAAGTCCGTCACCACCGACCCCGGCCTCACCCCCCGCGTGATGAGCGACCTCGCACTCACCGCCCGCAGCCTGTCGTCTGACAAGGTCCACTTCGTCACCACGCCCTGGCGCTACTCCACTGCCTACCCCGGCCGGGTCGAGTGGCTCGAAGGACCGGCCAAGAAGCTGTTCCGGTTGATCGCCGCCGACCAGCCCCTCACCGGCTCCAAGGTCAGGCACACCCAGCCCGCCGCGCCGCGCCGCGCCAAGACGGACACCAAGCCGAGCGCCCACCACGCCGGCCCGGCCACCACGACCACCGTGCCCTACTCCCCCGAGCCGACGCCCCCCTCGTCCGCGCCCTGCGCACTAGTCCCGGCGAGCTAG
- a CDS encoding slipin family protein, with protein MLITIFIPIIVILLMLLAAAIKILREYQRGVVFTLGRFTGVKGPGLIILIPFVQQMLRVDLRTVVHDVPSQDVISKDNVSVRVNAVLYFRVINPERAMIQVEDFLMATSQLAQTTLRSVLGKHDLDEMLAERDKLNNDIQEILDAQTDAWGIKVANVEIKHVDLNETMVRAIARQAEAERERRAKVINAEGEQQAAQKLLEAAHILGQRPEAMQLRYLSTLNVIANEKNSTIVFPFPMELGELFKAAATKSR; from the coding sequence ATGCTTATCACTATCTTTATTCCGATTATCGTCATCCTGCTGATGCTCTTGGCTGCCGCGATCAAGATATTGCGGGAATATCAGCGTGGCGTGGTGTTTACGCTCGGCCGCTTCACCGGCGTTAAAGGACCGGGTCTGATCATCCTTATCCCCTTTGTCCAGCAGATGCTGCGTGTCGATCTGCGGACAGTGGTGCACGATGTGCCAAGCCAGGACGTAATCTCGAAGGATAATGTCTCGGTGCGTGTCAACGCGGTTCTCTATTTCCGTGTTATCAACCCCGAGCGGGCAATGATTCAGGTAGAGGACTTCTTGATGGCAACGAGCCAGCTTGCCCAGACGACGTTGCGGTCCGTTCTTGGCAAGCATGATCTCGACGAGATGCTAGCCGAGCGCGACAAGCTCAACAATGATATTCAGGAAATTCTCGACGCGCAGACCGACGCGTGGGGCATCAAGGTCGCAAATGTTGAGATCAAACATGTCGATCTCAACGAAACCATGGTGCGCGCCATCGCCCGGCAGGCCGAGGCCGAACGTGAACGACGCGCCAAAGTCATTAACGCCGAAGGCGAACAACAAGCTGCCCAGAAATTGTTGGAGGCCGCCCACATCCTGGGGCAACGGCCGGAAGCCATGCAACTGCGTTACCTCAGCACGCTGAATGTCATCGCCAATGAGAAGAATTCAACGATTGTGTTTCCATTCCCAATGGAACTCGGCGAACTCTTCAAGGCTGCGGCAACCAAATCCAGATAG